One genomic segment of Centropristis striata isolate RG_2023a ecotype Rhode Island chromosome 11, C.striata_1.0, whole genome shotgun sequence includes these proteins:
- the mterf4 gene encoding transcription termination factor 4, mitochondrial, producing the protein MGTRLAARQVLQWTSYVFSPLQFRRCHRQPLCTGCRLLCSSTSSKSTLESTQHNHDLHPLSTKPVTHLSLSSLLDMGFTDSQAEHISEAISKLKGGRAATNALSTLTELFILGLNPSSVVKLLGKCPELYTVKESQLQQRIANMRKLGLVEGSLQRVVSYYPQILTVHVKKVNHTVAFLREKCLFTVQQVTDILRDSPAVVLENMDQLEYKFQYVYFRMGVKQAAMVKSRLFRFTLDEVRCRHCFLERRGLYQTPDKKGQTSILNPALDSILKVDQDSFLTRVAKASEEEYEVFKKLLARECKEEELQGRIEADSDDDSGDDDDDDDEDDEETEGRSGYNKRRKK; encoded by the exons ATGGGTACTCGACTTGCTGCGCGTCAG gTTCTTCAGTGGACCTCTTATGTATTCAGTCCACTTCAGTTTAGGAGATGCCACCGCCAGCCTCTATGCACCGGGTGCAGGTTGCTCTGTTCCTCAACCAGCAGCAAAAGTACTCTGGAGTCCACACAACACAACCATGACCTCCATCCTCTCTCCACGAAGCCAGTCACTCATCTGTCCCTGAGCTCTCTGTTGGATATGGGATTCACAGACTCCCAGGCAGAGCACATATCTGAAGCCATTTCCAAACTCAAAGGAGGACGTGCTGCCACAAATGCCCTGTCAACTCTCACAGAGCTGTTTATCTTGGGCCTCAATCCTTCTAGTGTGGTGAAACTGCTGGGAAAATGTCCTGAACTTTACACTGTCAAAGAATCACAGCTCCAGCAGCGCATAGCCAACATGCGGAAACTAGGTTTAGTTGAAG GCAGTCTTCAGAGAGTTGTGTCCTATTACCCCCAGATCCTGACTGTGCATGTGAAGAAAGTAAATCATACGGTGGCGTTCCTCAGAGAGAAGTGCCTCTTTACTGTCCAGCAGGTGACGGACATCCTCAGAGATAGTCCGGCCGTAGTACTGGAAAACATGGATCAGCTGGAGTACAAGTTTCAG TACGTCTACTTTCGAATGGGTGTCAAACAGGCGGCGATGGTGAAGTCCAGGTTGTTCCGTTTCACTCTGGACGAGGTGCGCTGTCGACACTGTTTCCTGGAGCGCAGGGGTCTGTATCAAACCCCAGACAAGAAAGGACAGACGAGCATCCTCAACCCCGCACTGGACAGCATCCTCAAAGTGGACCAGGACAGCTTCCTCACACGTGTGGCCAAAGCGTCAGAAGAGGAGTATGAGGTTTTTAAGAAACTGTTGGCAAGAGAGTGCAaggaagaggagctgcagggaAGAATTGAAGCTGATAGTGATGATGAtagtggtgatgatgatgatgatgatgatgaagatgatgaggaGACTGAAGGGAGAAGTGGGTACAATAAGAGGAGAAAGAAATGA
- the LOC131980267 gene encoding probable G-protein coupled receptor 148, producing MTPSVLISNLTEDWVESLQRWQLDFFLIPTTIITLATLVANPVLLTCIFMSRALRQETRYLLVANTLAADMLFLIVNLITVICNTVRAQTPWLVCELLTAITVTSYCCAILTVTLMVVDTYAAVRWPLRYHDILPPARTHCILVGVWVLAAMYPFSLVIMMEVERGNPHQSVSVCLVLISLGFIQLKNTVAIYIYFFVAAIICALLIFFCYIRLYMVTRTQGIWQSRFSRARVTLLAHGVLLLLYFVPGFVFTLELFLFRTTTENHKSQDVRVWVSTVNMCVLMLLPRAFAPYLYGLRYREISDTLMQLLQQHTKLSPITVK from the coding sequence atgacaccatCAGTGCTCATTTCAAACCTCACAGAGGACTGGGTGGAGAGTCTGCAGAGGTGGCagcttgatttttttctcatcccTACCACAATCATCACTCTGGCCACGTTGGTGGCCAACCCTGTTCTCCTGACGTGCATCTTCATGTCCCGTGCCCTGCGTCAGGAGACACGTTACCTGCTGGTGGCCAACACCCTGGCAGCGGACATGCTCTTCCTCATCGTCAACCTGATCACAGTGATCTGTAACACCGTCAGAGCTCAGACTCCCTGGCTGGTTTGTGAACTGCTCACAGCTATAACTGTCACCTCCTACTGCTGTGCCATCCTCACCGTCACCCTCATGGTGGTCGACACCTACGCTGCGGTTCGCTGGCCGCTCCGTTACCATGATATTCTTCCACCTGCCCGCACCCACTGTATACTTGTGGGAGTGTGGGTGCTGGCAGCCATGTACCCTTTCAGCCTTGTGATCATGATGGAGGTGGAGAGGGGAAATCCCCATcaaagtgtgtctgtgtgtctggtcCTCATCTCCCTTGGCTTCATTCAGCTCAAGAACACAGTGGCGATCTACATCTACTTCTTTGTAGCTGCGATTATCTGTgctttgctcatttttttctgctacATCCGGCTCTACATGGTAACAAGGACCCAAGGCATCTGGCAGAGTCGCTTCTCGAGGGCCCGCGTCACGCTGCTGGCCCATGGggttcttcttctgctctacTTTGTCCCCGGCTTCGTTTTCACCCTGGAGCTCTTCTTGTTCAGAACCACAACAGAGAACCACAAAAGTCAGGATGTTCGTGTGTGGGTCAGCACAGTCAATATGTGCGTGTTAATGTTGCTGCCAAGAGCATTTGCTCCATACCTGTATGGGCTGAGGTACAGGGAGATCTCTGACACTCTaatgcagctgctgcagcagcacacaAAACTCAGCCCGATCACAGTTAAATGA
- the pask gene encoding PAS domain-containing serine/threonine-protein kinase, producing MSLSTEAQVGMSQGSRVKGSTICVVDDITSDRLEDDFDLNKSYPCTQRPLYKRGLRALQRRYYPGSLRGESLDVFTSVAARNLQISSLHPASQVSAVALPHPPTMSEAEESLFSQLTSGDFCLSGSPYALNPNKVILTVDHKTREILSANEQACKLFECTTNELIGKKLSCFLKKTSQVLEEALVEDFALVDGTVAAISGKVVDAVTLSGEVPVSVCTHRQPQNEEHWLLMMESVERVSAFLSFSQDGIVLTCDLALAHLHGYHHPDELKGVSVKELIPSLQIPLHSNALPKMLRVQRVYGKSRWSALVPLCIKLQGAVVCGRPQHKNNGTGCTCPTESLERSDSQDNQPCSPLTSSVCKSEGANPEEPSSEVKVGSIVLSQSPALEYSGTVWAFAPVSGLLLLHPDGSIYSIHSHLALSLFGYDKDELLRKSVTFLMPGFYRWMSESDRKNISFCDSQAEVNRSAASSKMSGKYDPSSLVAGDMAMVNRAVQGRTSTGRGKIFTGTSTRLEKQGTALSTLSPPAVTSTRVLMADDTTELMEEAAQVAPCATQLDSADTTQALLKTFAWVDPPEEETYCMVPAEPLHHNQEQPLGSRVDKKNPSAINIIPDTPNQNGRAVGTAPDLGKDQRSCASVLQDSSYEVISLESRSSSGFCEKFAGHGGSDPGQTEDSRSAHVVDSASCFLDLISNGDLVTRALADLDLSGSVELLSGGGYNDDNQNSMTSCDTAELLRTPSPCVVESDQEAEPVESGNAVVELKNSSEEQIENNHQGEQGQWTAVSSIHKEQSREFCMQTNSEIQSMTDAPATSTPKKQKVNGHTQSSDTTQILEGRYEGSAYHRDGTRVGVQCDVCRTKLPDGSSLFCVWMSRPGQQGALFQTDRSLHNQSGVSLGERIGEASHGEVLRSTMDLEQSRACDGQFEEEYQPLKAVGKGAFGFVWKALRRCDGMEVIVKFISKSRIVSDCWVDDPMLGRVSQEIAILTRVQHHNIVKVLEVFENGSYFQLVMEKHGDGLDLFEFIDMQPRLDEPLASYIFRQLVAAVFYLRTKNILHRDIKDENIIIDKCFHIRLIDFGSAAMMAPRKLFYNFCGTLEYCSPEVLQGNPYEGPELEMWSLGVLLYTLLFSENPFCGVEEILDAKLKPPFPLSPDLNDVLSALLHPDPTQRMTLDQLLLQSWISQPISLADYSWTEVVPATQSFCSPQPQESSPKLFVMQGLFPDEHDETLPDDDEEEEEEDEDDRLSMVALESELQKYLHED from the exons ATGTCGCTGTCGACTGAGGCTCAGGTTGGGATGAGCCAAGGCAGCAGAGTTAAAGGTAGCACTATTTGTGTGGTTGACGACATCACCTCTGATCGCCTTGAGGATGACTTCGACCTGAATAAGTCCTACCCATGTACTCAGAGACCGCTGTACAAGAGGGGCCTGAGGGCACTGCAACGTCGTTATTACCCTGGCTCCTTGAGAG GTGAAAGTTTGGATGTTTTCACTTCTGTGGCAGCGAGAAACCTCCAGATCTCTAGCTTACATCCTGCCTCCCAAGTTTCTGCTGTCGCCCTGCCACACCCGCCCACTATGTCAGAGGCAGAGGAAAGCTTGTTCAGTCAGCTGACCTCGGGAGATTTTTGTCTATCGGGATCTCCATATGCCCTCAACCCAAACAAAGTCATTCTTACTGTCGACCATAAAACCAGAGAG attttgtcaGCAAATGAACAGGCCTGCAAACTGTTTGAGTGCACCACCAATGAGCTGATTGGAAAAAAGCTCTCCTGTTTCCTGAAGAAAACCAGTCAGGTCCTGGAAGAAGCATTGGTAGAAGATTTTGCACTTGTAGATGGAACTGTTGCAGCTATATCTGGAAAAGTG GTGGATGCTGTGACATTATCTGGAGAGGTGCCAGTGTCTGTGTGTACCCACAGACAGCCACAAAATGAAGAGCACTGGCTTCTAATGATGGAAAGTGTAGAGAGAGTATCAGCCTTTCTGTCCTTTTCACAAGAC GGCATTGTCCTAACCTGTGACTTAGCGTTAGCCCATCTCCACGGATACCACCATCCTGACGAACTAAAAGGCGTGTCTGTGAAGGAGCTAATCCCCTCTCTACAAATTCCCCTGCACAGTAATGCATTGCCCAAA ATGCTAAGGGTTCAGAGAGTGTATGGCAAAAGCAGATGGAGTGCATTAGTCCCACTGTGTATCAAACTTCAGGGGGCAGTGGTATGTGGGAGGCCCCAACACAAGAACAATGGGACTGGTTGCACCTGCCCAACAGAGAGTCTTGAAAGATCAGATTCTCAGGACAATCAGCCATGctctcctctcacctcctctGTGTGCAAGTCAGAAGGCGCTAACCCTGAAGAGCCATCCTCTG AAGTGAAAGTGGGCAGCATTGTCCTGTCCCAGAGCCCTGCACTGGAGTACTCCGGAACAGTTTGGGCGTTTGCTCCTGTGAGCggtctcctcctgctccacccTGATGGTTCAATCTACAGCATCCACAGCCACCTGGCTCTCAGTCTGTTTGGCTACGACAAGGACGAGCTACTGAGAAAG AGTGTCACTTTTCTGATGCCCGGTTTCTATAGATGGATGTCTGAGTCAGACAGAAAGAACATCTCCTTCTGTGATTCTCAAGCAGAGGTTAATAGAAGTGCAGCCTCATCCAAAATGTCAGGGAAATATG ACCCTTCCTCGCTGGTGGCTGGTGATATGGCCATGGTGAATCGGGCTGTCCAGGGGAGAACCTCCACAGGGAGGGGCAAGATATTCACTGGAACCAGCACCAGGCTGGAGAAACAGGGCACCGCTTTGTCTACACTTTCTCCTCCTGCTGTCACCTCCACAAGAGTGCTTAT GGCTGATGACACTACAGAGCTGATGGAGGAGGCAGCCCAGGTTGCTCCCTGTGCTACTCAGCTAGACAGTGCTGATACCACTCAGGCACTCCTCAAGACATTTGCCTGGGTGGACCCTCCAGAGGAAGAGACCTACTGCATGGTTCCCGCCGAGCCACTACACCACAACCAAGAACAGCCGCTTGGCAGTAGAGTTGATAAAAAGAATCCATCTGCCATCAATATTATCCCAG ACACTCCTAATCAAAATGGACGTGCTGTTGGCACCGCACCTGATCTAGGCAAAGACCAACGCTCATGTGCCTCTGTCCTCCAGGACTCGAGCTATGAGGTCATCTCACTGGAGAGCAG GTCATCATCTGGCTTCTGTGAAAAGTTTGCTGGGCATGGTGGTTCTGATCCAGGCCAGACAGAGGACTCTCGTTCAGCACACGTAGTGGACTCTGCCAGCTGTTTCCTGGACCTTATTAGTAATGGTGATCTGGTGACCCGGGCCCTGGCTGATCTAGATCTGAGTGGTAGTGTGGAGCTTCTCAGCGGTGGAGGGTACAATGATGATAACCAAAACTCCATGACATCCTGCGATACAGCTGAGCTCCTGCGTACTCCCTCCCCATGTGTCGTAGAGTCTGACCAGGAAGCAGAGCCTGTAGAGAGTGGGAACGCTGTGGTAGAGTTAAAAAACTCAAGTGAAGAGCAAATAGAAAACAACCACCAGGGCGAGCAGGGTCAGTGGACAGCTGTCTCTTCAATTCATAAAGAACAGAGCAGAGAGTTCTGCATGCAAACCAACAGCGAGATTCAGTCAATGACAGACGCTCCTGCCACATCCACTCCCAAGAAACAGAAGGTGAATGGGCACACCCAGTCCTCAGACACTACACAGATACTGGAGGGTCGATATGAAGGAAGCGCGTACCACAGAGATGGCACACGAGTAG GTGTACAGTGTGATGTGTGCAGGACGAAGCTCCCTGATGGAAGCTCCCTGTTCTGTGTGTGGATGAGCAGgcctggccagcagggggcactgttTCAAACAGATCGATCACTGCACAACCAATCAGGAGTCAGTCTAGGAGAG AGGATTGGTGAGGCCAGTCATGGGGAGGTTTTGCGCTCCACCATGGACCTGGAGCAGTCTCGAGCCTGTGACGGGCAGTTTGAAGAAGAGTACCAGCCTCTTAAAGCTGTTGGGAAAGGAGCCTTTGGTTTTGTCTGGAAGGCACTAAGACGCTGTGATGGAATGGAA GTTATAGTGAAGTTCATCAGCAAGTCCAGGATAGTGAGTGACTGCTGGGTAGATGATCCAATGCTGGGACGAGTCAGCCAGGAGATTGCCATACTGACACGAGTACAGCACCACAACATAGTCAAG GTGTTGGAGGTGTTTGAGAATGGGAGTTACTTCCAATTGGTGATGGAGAAACATGGAGATGGCCTGGACCTTTTTGAGTTTATAGACATGCAGCCAAGGCTGGATGAGCCCTTAGCCAGCTACATTTTTAGACAG CTGGTGGCCGCTGTCTTCTATCTGAGGACTAAGAACATCCTTCACAGGGACATAAAAGACGAGAACATCATTATTGACAAATGTTTCCATATTCGACTAATAGACTTCGGCTCTGCTGCCATGATGGCTCCCAGGAAGCTATTTTACAATTTCTGTGGGACGCTTGAGTACTGCTCCCCGGAGGTGCTTCAGGGAAATCC CTATGAGGGTCCAGAGCTGGAGATGTGGTCTCTCGGGGTGTTGCTGTACACTCTGCTGTTCAGTGAGAACCCTTTCTGTGGTGTTGAGGAGATCCTGGATGCCAAACTAAAGCCTCCGTTCCCGCTCTCTCCAG ACTTGAATGATGTGTTAAGTGCGCTGCTGCACCCGGATCCCACTCAGAGAATGACTCTggaccagctgctgctgcagtcctGGATCAGTCAGCCCATTTCACTGGCAGATTACAGCTGGACTGAGGTGGTCCCTGCAACTCAGAGCTTCT GCTCACCACAGCCCCAGGAGTCCAGTCCTAAACTGTTCGTCATGCAAGGCTTGTTCCCAGATGAACATGATGAGACTCTtcctgatgatgatgaggaggaggaggaggaagatgaggatgaCAGGTTGTCAATGGTTGCCCTGGAATCTGAGCTTCAGAAGTATCTCCATGAAGATTAA